The genomic DNA tggctttttcaagagaggctttattactgccacttttagtgagtttggtacacatccggtagatagagagccgtttattatgttcaacataggagggccaagcacaggaagcagctctttcagtaatcAGTGTCCGTAAtctgctttctaatgatcatgatcttttcctcaaagaagttcattaatTTATTACTGTTGAAGTGAAAGCCATTCTCACtttgggaatgctgctttttagttagctttgcgacagtatcaaaaataaatttcagattgttcttattttccttaattaagttggaaaaataggatgactgggcagcagtgagggctcttcgatactgcacggtactgtctttccaagctagtcagaagacttccagtttggtgtggtgccatttccgttccaattttctggaagcttgcttcagagctcgggtattttctgtataccagggagctagtttcttaatgtttttagtttttaggggtgcaactgcatctagggtattgtgcaagattaaattgagttcctcagttaggtggttaactaatttttgtcctctgatgtccttgggtaggcagagggagtctggtagggcatcaaggaatctttgtgttgtctgagaatttatagcacgacttttgatgctccttggtttgagtctgagcagattatttgttgcaattgaaaacgtaataaaatggtggtccgatagtccaggattatgaggaaaaacattaagatccacaacatttattccatgggacaaaactaggtcaagagtatgactgtgacagtgtgtaggtccagagacatgttggacaaaacccactgagtcgatgatggctccaaaagccttttgtagtgggtctgtggacttttccatgtgaatattaaagtcaccaaaaattagaatattatctgctatgactacaaggtccgataggaattcagggaactcaatgaggaacgttgtatatggcccaggaggcctgtaaacagtatctATAAAAAGtaattgagtaggctgcatagatttcatgactagaagctcaaaagacgaaaacgtcatgttttttttgtcaattgaaatttgctatcgtaaatgttagcaacacctccgcctttgagGGAtgaatatggtcactagtgtaaccaggaggtgaggcctcacttaacacagtaaattcttcaggcttaagccatgtttcagtcaggccaatcacatcaagattatgatcagtgattagttcatatactttaactgcctttgaagtaagggatctaacattaagttgccctattttgagatgtgaggtatcacaatctctttcaataatggcaggaatggaggaggtctttatcctagtgagattgctaaggcgaacaccgccatgtttagttttgcccaacctaggtcgaggcacagacatggtctcaatggggatagctgagatgactacactgactgtgctagtggcagactccactaagctggcaggctggctaacagcctgctgcctggcctgcaccctatttcattgtggagctagaggagttagagccctgtctatgttggtaggtaagatgagagcacccctccagctaggatggagtccgtcactcctcagcaggccaggcttggtcctgtttgtgggtgagtcccagaaagagggccaattatctacaaattctatcttttgggaggggcagaaaacagttttcaaccagcgattgagttgtgagactctgctgtagagctcatcactccccctaactgggagggggccagagacaattactcgatgccgacacatcctTCTAGCTGACTTGAAGCTAtgtgcgcttggtgacctctgactgtttcatcctaacatcgttggtgccgacgtggataacaatatctctatactctctacactcgccagttttagctttagccagcaccatcttcagattattCTTAACATTGGTAGCCCTGCCCcttggtaaacagtgtatgatcgctggatgattcgttttaagtctaatactgcgggtaatggagtcgccaatgactaggattttcaatttgtcagagctaatggtgggaaggtTTGgagtctcagaccccgtaacgggaggagtagagacaggggaaggctcggcctctgactccgacttgctgcttaatggggaaaaccggttgaaagtttctgacgcctgaatgagcgacaccggttgagcattcctacagcatttccctagAAGCattgagaaagttgtccggctgcggggactgtgcgaggggatttatactaacgttactatctgtacctattggtggcacagacgctgtttcatcctttcctacactgaaattacccttgcctaacgattgcgtctgaagctgggcttgcagcacagctatccttgccataaggcgatcgttctcctgtatattacgagtacagtgactgcaattagaaggcatcatgttaatgtttctacttagcttcggctgttggaggtcctgatgacccatgtccagataaagcgtccggagtgaaaaagttgaatgaaaaaaagttgagtgagggaaaaactaaaaatataaacggtaattaaaaagtaaaaaccgtaaagttgtcaggtagcaaagcaaggttggcaacaaaacgcacagcaacacgtaaacaagtctgcaagttgagACCGGAAGTAGCCCAAACCTGCATAGACAGTTTCAAGACATTCTCTTCTGACTGAATTTTAACAAGGCTTTTAGTGCCTAAAACTGCAAGACCATTGTGTCCAATGAAGGGAAAAATGATTTGGGGGAGAAAAaagggtggcgcagtggtctaaggcactgtattgcAGTgcctagctgtgccaccagagatgcTGGGTTCGAGCCCATGCTCTGCCGCAGCCAGGAGGCCCATGGGGCTGTGCacatttggcccagtgtcgtccgggttagcgagggtttggccggcagggatatccctGTCTCATCATGCACTAATGACTCCTGTGGAgcgtgcagtgcacgctgaccaggtcgctaggtgtacagtgtttcctctgacacattggtgcggctggcttccgggttggatgtgtgttgtgtcaagaagcagtgcggcttggttgggttgtgtttcggaggacgcatggctcttgacctttgcctctcctgagtccgtatgggagttgcagcgatgagacaagacagtaactactaccaattggataccatgaaaaaggggtcaAAGAAATGTCATATGCTGGGTGATGAGAGTCCCCCTATCTAAACTATGTACAATTTGGGAAGATTTAACCTATTTAACCCtttgaaacacaacccaacctcaTTAAGTCACTTCCTGAAATAGCAGGAAGCTTAACTTCAATATACAGCCTTTTGGTACCATGTTAAGGATGAATGTCCTGTTGCCACAGTAAGCTGAACCTCAACACAGGGCATCCCTGTAAGGTCACAATGGGTGTGTGGAAGGACGATTAGCTAGAAGGTAATGCTTTTATATTGAAGAAAGGCCTTATTGTCTGTGGGACGAAGTGTTCACTGTCAAGACTTCATTTGACATAGTCAGGTGTAGGCTTGCTTTCATCAGGAGCGTCTGTTTAACAATCCCATACCTGCATGTTGTTTCTAGCCTCAACCGTTCTGCTGATGATGCTCAAAAGCACATTAACTCTAGGTCAGGCTTCAAGTGAAGCATACCTTTCTGCAATGTAGTTGGGGGGTGAGGTGAATTAATTAATTGATCATTTGTGTTATGTCGATGGTTAGTGGACAAGTAGTTAGGATTATGGCTAGGGTTGAGGGTTAAGGGTAATCTATTTCACGACGGTTGACGAGAAATTGACTAATTCTCATCTAGACTTTTTAAGAAACATTTGTGTGTGGAAAATGCCAAACCACTTGTATAATCTATTTACATACATTTCAAACAGACATACAgttgaggtcagaagtttacatacacttatgttggagtcattaaaacgtgtttttcaaccacttcacaaatttcctgttaacaaactatattgtCCTCCCAAGCAGAAaagcagtaactgctcatagagtggaactgagaaaaatggcTTCAAAGCTTTTTGAGTGTCCAGCCAAATTAATTATAGGGAGATCATTGGAGATGTAATGATTTGTTGCCTTACTATGAGTACATTTTTTATTCATGttgaccctgacctctgacatGACCTTTGAACCTTAAACGGCAGTTACTGCCTTCTTCCTTGGCATGATATGTTATAAATTGCAGGGTAATACCAAAGCAAAGAGCAGTATCTGCCATTTTCATTTGTTATACTTCTCATTTATGCTATTAATACAAGAGCAGTGTAATTACAGACAGTGTAACAGAGTTGAAACTGCATCCTTTGTGTGTCTTCCACTACGATAACAGTTAACAAGTAGCCCATGTCTTGTTATAAGAATAAATGTTAAAAGAAGCACTGCAATTATTTGAATTACATGAAATGATTACCTGTCTTGTAATATATAAAGATGGAACATGATAGAAGTATGATGTCGGGTAACACAAATTATGAAAAATGACAATGAGATTGCTAATAAAAAAGAAAAATTGTATTTGTTGAAATGACACTTTTGAATGAACGAATGAAGAACAGCTTTAAGAATACATTTTAAACATATTTACATGTTCATATTCATAAGAGGACCCAAATGACATTTAGCTACAATTAATAAAATGCTGATTAATTACATTTCATTTTTAAGTAAAACTTCTTTAGTGCTCTTCCATATCACTCCTCATCCTCAGCAATGCTGAGCAACAGCAATGCTGTTCACAGCCAAGGCATTCCAGAACTGCCTTCGATTTGCAGGCATCTGAGAGCACCGCTTGGTGATTATGTCCATCTTCTTGGActcttctatccctctatcctgtgTAAGTAGTGTCGAGTGTGTCTCTAGAGTGACTTTCTTCATGATCAAGTCAAGCTCTGTGAAGTCCTTTTCTTCATGGGAGACTTTGTAGAAGAGGCTCCTGGATCCACGCCTCAACTGGATCTTAGCCATCTCTGCCAGCTTTGGTGCGGCTGCCTTCTTCAGTTTGACGATGGAATGGCCAGCTTTCCATGCCAGGATGTTTTCCTTTTTCATTTTTACCACCTCCACCTTGCCTGCATTTGAAGTGGCGACCACATGGGGAAAGTCCCCGAAGTCGTACACCACACCTCCAGGTCGAGCTTTCATTTAATGTTCCACACCATGGTGGAAACTGTCTGCACTCATGAAGGTTCAAAGAACTTGAGGGTTATGTCCTCAGAGAAAATAAATCAGGGACATGCATCCTAATGATTCTATTCTGTCATGGATGATAATAATTAATACTGACATTTTGTGGTGTGCAAACATATGATCATAATCCTTTTCAGTTATTCTGTAATATAATCAATGTTGATTTTTATCTTGTGCAAACATTATCATAATAATTTTCACTGTCATAACTCAGTTCATCTATTAATTTCATACCTGCTCCCCAAAAGGCTCTTAAACAACACAAATTACAATATcagggtgggtataatttgtggaacattccaacaggaatctgttccaaaaacattgtaaataaggttgccaacaaacaacgcatacaaagtTGTATAGCGGCAGAATACGATACCAGGTAGAGAGTGGACTATGTCATTATGTTTTTCACTCACCacctttattctgaaaaatgtctGTCCTCACTCTGGTAGCCTATGGACAAACATTAAAGAATAAGCTTTGTGGTGAGTTAATGCTTATTCggcagctaacgttagttagcctgGTGAAGTGATCATGCTAATTTGTATGtgttgtttgttggcaaccttgtacTTTCCgaagtttttggaacagattcctgttggaacgttccacaaattatacccaccctcAATTTCATACTCATGACGTCACAACACCCAtaaagctatctagctagctggctaatgttagctagtccgCTATCTTGCTAAATAGCGATTATCGTCAATTAACTATATGACCAAAAAATATGCATcatcgtttgtctctacattaactaaaaTATTCctttcaactgtacattttttggGTGACACGTTATGACGTTATAATTACTTGCATTTTCTTCCATCCAAgtatttttgtcagccatctttgctgaagaaggTCTCCAACCTTGGGTCACATAGCATCAAATTCGTCAggggaaccactcgatatgattggtcatcgcCCAGCGATCGCCGCTGGTGATTTCCATAACCACCAGCGAGAGGAATAGAGGCCTAACTCAAAAaactcaaaaaaaaaaacatgtctccTTTCAGCAGGGGACATTTTTCGTTTGTTTCGCCCACCAAGCAAGGCGATTTTTATGGAGCACAATAAAAATGTCGAATTTGGTCATCAaaaaatgtatggattattttctAAGTGAGGTTTATTTGATTGAATATAAGTTTATAAGAAAGCAGTGACATACCAGCAACTTTAAGGAAAAACACTTTATATTGGAGATGTCTTCAGATGGCTATGCATATTAATGAAATGAGGCTCGAATCATAACATCTCTCTCCATTCAGTACAGGCGGTTGACGTCACCGACCCTCATTGAATATTTAAAAAtattacaataatgagatgtattcaccaatccaaagaaagggtAGGCGGGAGCTAGACAGCCTGCCGTGccgctttgtggacaacgactcccattgtggCGGAGAAACATGtttcttgtcagtatatccatcaTCTTTGGTACAGCACAGACGACTTAGCTCCGTAGTCACGCGGCAGAAAACAACCAAACAACCAACAGAACTAAGCTTTCAATATTCGGGCAGATTGTTTTTTGCTTGGAGGGGGAATCACGTTGGCTGTTTTACGGATGTTATGCATGCGTCTCTAACTTGTGTTTCAGGTCGCTTATTTAAAAGGAATACTTCTTTTTTCTGTAAACTGTCGCGATTTATGGTAGTTTTCATATGTGCAACAACATGTCAAATGTTAGTCTTTCGAATGGGAGTCCGACGTTGGAAATGGTGGATCCGCGTCCGACGAATCACACGAAGCCCCCAATTCGCAGAAATCTTTTCGGATCGGTAGATCACGACGACTTTAGGAGGGAGTGTTTGGTTCAAAtgaaagagatggagaaggatTCTATTGACAAATGGAATTATGATTTCCAAAACGACAAGCCCCTTTCCCAGGGAGATTATAAATGGGAACCCATGAAAAGCAGTGACCTGCCTGACTTTTACAGCAGACCGCCTCACAAGGGAGTCTTGTCATCTGGAAATGTGGACCATAACGGGAATCATGATTACCGAGTCCGACCGAGCTGTCTTACGAACGGGTCTGAGCTATCCgaggagactgagagcgagaggcagacgCATTGTCACCACTCTCACAACCGGGCAAGGAAAAGACCTGCAAATCCAGGTAAATTATGCCGTTTTGAAAATGGATTTGAGGATTTTAGAGTTAACCAATCGAAAACAATTCAGCCAGTCTCCATCGCACAATATGCCGCAGTCGAATTAAATTGTTACAATCTGCGAAATTGTATAAAAATTCTGCTTCACTGCACTGATACGATGTCGCAGAAAGCCTATACTTTGTACCCCTCATCTCTAGATTCCGTCGACACTTTCTTTCCAGGAAGACACGCTTTGTGTGTCAAGCTATTTAACACTTTGATTTCTTTCTCGTCTTGTGTTTTGAATGTTTGTTCTGCTCTGACCTAATGAATAGCCTGATTATGTAACCACTTGGCTGTTTCGCTTGATGATAAACGTAATTTCTGAACTATTCAACAGGGCGGGAAATTAGCTTTTGAGAAATAAACTGTTTACTGACATAtctttaaattgtgttttttcagAGCCCCAAAGTACTGGTAAAAAGTCACATTCCAGTGAAGAGGATGAAGTGGTGTCAAAGTCAGTAGAGCAGACACCCAGCAAAAACGATTCCAGGACACATGAACACTAATACCAAGGTAAGAACTTCATCATCATGCATTTCCAATGTATACTGTCAGGTGAGTGTGAAATGATGTGTGAATGACATAACCTTTGAATAATGTCATTTGTTCATGTGGAATTAGAATGTCCTGGAGCATAACCCAGTTGTTCTAATAACCTTATTATAAACATTAGCATTTCAGTTGTGAAGCCTTAGTGAGATGTTAAAAAGGGTAGATGACACACTTTGCTACACGCCCCAGCTATCTGGTCTAATATTAACTTAAGCAAGCCTAGTTCAAGTGCAGAACAGTAGTAACACGTCATCAGCAGGCTTTGCATGAGGAAGGGTTGTTTTCAAGAGAATGAGCTCTTCAagatgctgctctctctctgcagaagtCAGTCTTGAGTGACATATTAACATTTAATGTACACTTTTGCACTGTTTTCTTGCTTCAGCAGAATACACAATGCATGATACTGGA from Oncorhynchus tshawytscha isolate Ot180627B linkage group LG15, Otsh_v2.0, whole genome shotgun sequence includes the following:
- the LOC112214453 gene encoding cyclin-dependent kinase inhibitor 1B, whose product is MCNNMSNVSLSNGSPTLEMVDPRPTNHTKPPIRRNLFGSVDHDDFRRECLVQMKEMEKDSIDKWNYDFQNDKPLSQGDYKWEPMKSSDLPDFYSRPPHKGVLSSGNVDHNGNHDYRVRPSCLTNGSELSEETESERQTHCHHSHNRARKRPANPEPQSTGKKSHSSEEDEVVSKSVEQTPSKNDSRTHEH